From the genome of Prunus persica cultivar Lovell chromosome G8, Prunus_persica_NCBIv2, whole genome shotgun sequence:
CAAAGAAGAATAGGAATCGAGGGAGAGGAGCAATGAAACGAGAATAGCTATTCTCAGGTCCCACGTCCATGACTCAACTAGTAATATTGTGTCGACATCCCACCATGTGAATCATCATAAATCATGGCATGTCCTACAACTAAGGCCCACCAATAGCCCAACACCATCACACTCCACTGGCCCTCATGATTCCCTTGCCTTGCCCCGAGTGACAACCCAAAAGCAGCCTTCCAACATCACACATGGGCTGCAACCACATTGGATCCATCGTGCAGGCATGCACCCACTATCGTTTGATATTCAATCTCTACCGTCCATTGCTTCTTTAATAGTATAAATTCCACCATGAAGCTTGAGAAAGGGGTTTTTCCTATAGCCAAACATTTAAGCTGGCTTTTGACAATGGAAAAAAGCAAGTCATTCCCTGAATACACTTCGGCTTACTCCGGCGAGTTTGGATTCCGGGAGCGGTCGAATTCGTACAACTTCAACGGGCCAACCCAGAAGGGAAGTGGGTTTGCGACATCAAGTGATCCAGAACtgcagaggaagaagagagttgCCTCATACAACGTGTTTACAATGGAAGGTAAGGTTAAAACAAGTCTAAAAAATAGCTTCAAGTGGATCAAGAACAGGTTCGTCACCGACGTTCGCTACGATGCATGAATATGAAGTTACATAAGAGAGTTTTGTCTCATAATGCCACCATCTTGTGTTCACCTTTACTTGTTGATTGTATACAGTTTGTGTGTCAAGGTTATGATTTATAATCAGATGGGAAAATCCCCACCAAAgaccaaaaatgaaagaaaaaggaaaaaaaatctttctCAATGCAAAAATGCACTAAGagtatgatgatgatgatgatgatgatggcttTAGGGTGCGGCCATTTGAATTGTAATATGTTTTGGTTATATTATAACCTCcaagttcttttcttcttctctaagCTTAATTTCATTTGTTAGCCCAGatataattttgtttgaaatatatatatgcctcAAAGAAGCTTATTTGAGGCATACCCTTATAGGGTCCATtccgtattgtatttcactaatccaaacgtccattttgtagatactcattcaaaatcatctctacaaaataTCAATTGAatctgatatcatttgaccacgaATTATTGAAACTTAGTATTTTCTTGCACCACTCTGTTCATTGaatttgtaggacacaattggatattgAAACGGTTTTcaatttatctaatttttgcaaggatgatctataaatgtagacttaaaaaatagatggttttgTGCTAGGCAAGATGGGTTTTATGTGTTGTGCTGGGCAAGATGGAGTGAGGGTTGATACGGAGATGAGACTTCCAAGAAAGAGAgatatgtatttttatttttattttaatatctgtcaaaatttttaatttctttttaaatattatttcttaatatttaattacatCTAAGATAAAAAGTGGACCCTATGTTTGCCACATCATCATTTAATACAAGACAAAATAGTCAAACTGACGGAATATATACATtggttaaattttaaaatgttaaggtgtaaattgataaaattgaaacTCTGTAGCCCATTTCAAGAATAACCCCAAATCTTTGTTGAGCAAAATGATGTTAGCCCTATCTTTTTCCCTTTAATTTTGTTGAGTcgcatgaaaaaaaaaaaaaagaaggaaaatcagACGGAAATTCTTGTCCAGCGTGAAAATTCCAAACACTCAAACCAGATATTCTttgtaaagaaaattattaaaaacaaaaacagcacAGTAGGGCAAATGAATGTCGATGTAAGTGGCATTTAGGGGTGGTGGTGAGTTGTGAAATGGGGTTAACCCTTCCTTGAGCAAGAATGTCGATGGAGTGGCAGTGAAGGAGGAAACGTTGAAACTGATTTTCTATAAGCTATCCATTTTATTAGGGAGGAAGGAGAGTCGGTGGTTTTGGAAGGGAAATTTCTTCAGGATATGAAGGCTTTTGCAAGGTAGATGCCCATTGTCATTGTGTGTCAGCA
Proteins encoded in this window:
- the LOC18767746 gene encoding uncharacterized protein LOC18767746; translated protein: MEKSKSFPEYTSAYSGEFGFRERSNSYNFNGPTQKGSGFATSSDPELQRKKRVASYNVFTMEGKVKTSLKNSFKWIKNRFVTDVRYDA